The Budorcas taxicolor isolate Tak-1 chromosome 2, Takin1.1, whole genome shotgun sequence genome window below encodes:
- the NSUN5 gene encoding 28S rRNA (cytosine-C(5))-methyltransferase produces the protein MAVYSAAAAVLAGVESRQGSLKGLVYASNFQNVKQLYALVCETQRYSAVLDAVIANAGLLRAEKKLRPHLAKVLVYDLLLGRGFRGRGGRWKPLLERHQARLKAELARLKVRQGVSRNEDLLEVGSKPGSASQVPRFVRVNTLKTCAEDAIDYFKRQGFSYQGRASGLDDIRALKGKCFLLDPLLPELLVFPAQTDLHDHPLYQAGHLILQDKASCLPAMLLAPPPGSHVIDACAAPGNKTSHLAALLKNQGKIFAFDQDAKRLASMATLLARAGVSCCELAEQDFLTVSPSDQRYCQVQYILLDPSCSGSGMPSRQLEEPKAGMPSPERLRALAAFQQRALSHALTFPSLRRLVYSTCSVCQEENEDVVCAALQQNLGAFRLAAVLPSWPHRGLGAFPGAEHCLRASPETTLTGGFFIAVLERVEVPSSVSQAEAAASELMPSPAPKGKRRRRKAAATPGT, from the exons ATGGCGGTGTACTCGGCGGCGGCGGCCGTGCTGGCCGGCGTGGAGAGCCGCCAGGGTTCCCTCAAGGGGCTGGTGTACGCCAGCAACTTCCAG AACGTGAAGCAGCTGTACGCGCTGGTGTGCGAAACGCAGCGTTACTCCGCCGTGCTGGACGCCGTGATCGCCAACGCCGGCCTCCTGCGAGCCGAGAAGAAGCTGCGGCCGCACCTAGCCAAG GTGCTAGTATATGACTTACTGCTGGGAAGAGGCTTTAGAGGGCGTGGGGGACGATGGAAACCTCTGCTGGAGCGGCACCAGGCCAGGCTGAAGGCTGAGTTGGCGCGGCTCAAGGTTCGTCAAGGTGTGAGCCGGAACGAGGACCTGTTGGAAGTGGGATCCAAGCCTGGCTCGG CCTCCCAGGTGCCTCGATTTGTGCGAGTGAACACTTTGAAGACCTGCGCTGAAGATGCCATTGATTATTTTAAGAGACAAGGTTTCTCCTACCAGGGTCGGGCTTCTGG CCTCGATGACATCAGGGCCCTCAAAGGGAAGTGTTTTCTCCTGGATCCCTTGCTGCCAGAGTTGCTTGTGTTTCCTGCCCAAACAGATCTGCATGACCATCCGCTGTACCAAGCCGGTCACCTCATCCTGCAAGACAAG GCAAGTTGTCTCCCGGCCATGCTGCTGGCTCCGCCCCCAGGGTCCCACGTCATCGATGCATGCGCTGCCCCAGGCAATAAGACCAGTCACCTGGCTGCTCTTCTCAAGAACCAAGG GAAGATCTTTGCCTTTGACCAGGATGCCAAGCGACTGGCGTCTATGGCTACCCTGCTGGCCCGGGCGGGGGTCTCCTGCTGCGAGCTGGCCGAGCAGGACTTCCTGACGGTCTCGCCCTCGGACCAGCGTTACTGTCAGGTCCAGTACATCTTGCTGGATCCCTCCTGTAGCGGCTCTG GGATGCCCAGCAGACAGCTGGAGGAGCCCAAGGCTGGCATGCCGAGCCCAGAGCGCCTGCGAGCACTGGCCGCCTTCCAGCAGCGGGCGCTGAGCCACGCGCTCACGTTCCCCAGCCTGCGACGCCTCGTCTACTCCACGTGCTCCGTCTGCCAGGAGGAGAATGAAGACGTGGTGTGCGCCGCCCTGCAGCAGAACCTTGGGGCCTTCAG GCTGGCTGCCGTCCTCCCCTCCTGGCCGCACCGAGGCCTCGGCGCCTTTCCAGGCGCTGAACACTGCCTCCGGGCCTCCCCCGAGACCACGCTTACCGGTGGCTTCTTCATCGCGGTGCTTGAACGGGTAGAGGTGCCGAG CTCTGTTTCACAGGCTGAAGCGGCAGCCTCAGAGCTgatgcccagcccagccccaaaggggaagaggaggcgGCGGAAAGCGGCGGCTACCCCTGGCACTTAG